The following are from one region of the Rhizobacter sp. AJA081-3 genome:
- a CDS encoding septation protein A, producing the protein MKILFDFLPIFLFFGTFKFAEGRKEWAARFASDNLGFLVSGGVVGPGEAPVLLATLVVIVATLAQVAIILVRGKKVDTMLWVSLALVTVMGGATIWFHNETFIKWKPSVLYWVMGLAFWLSQVMFRKNLLRALIGEQLTLPAGVWQRLNFAWIAFFAFMGLLNLYVAYSFSTDTWVNFKLFGGIGLMLVFTIAQGFYISKHVEPEAGEAPRT; encoded by the coding sequence ATGAAGATCCTTTTCGACTTCCTGCCCATCTTCCTGTTCTTCGGCACCTTCAAGTTCGCCGAAGGCCGCAAGGAATGGGCGGCGCGCTTCGCGTCCGACAACCTCGGCTTCCTGGTTTCCGGCGGCGTGGTCGGCCCGGGCGAGGCGCCGGTGCTGCTGGCCACGCTGGTGGTGATCGTGGCCACGCTGGCGCAGGTGGCCATCATCCTGGTGCGCGGCAAGAAGGTCGACACCATGCTATGGGTGAGCCTGGCGCTGGTCACCGTGATGGGCGGCGCGACGATCTGGTTCCACAACGAGACCTTCATCAAGTGGAAGCCCAGCGTGCTGTACTGGGTGATGGGCCTGGCCTTCTGGCTGAGCCAGGTGATGTTCCGCAAGAACCTGCTGCGGGCGCTGATCGGCGAGCAGCTGACGCTGCCGGCGGGCGTGTGGCAGCGGCTGAACTTCGCCTGGATCGCGTTCTTCGCGTTCATGGGGCTGCTCAACCTGTACGTGGCCTACAGCTTCAGCACCGACACCTGGGTGAACTTCAAGCTGTTCGGCGGCATCGGGTTGATGCTCGTCTTCACCATCGCGCAGGGCTTCTACATCAGCAAGCACGTCGAGCCCGAAGCGGGCGAGGCGCCGCGCACGTGA
- a CDS encoding branched-chain amino acid ABC transporter substrate-binding protein, which produces MNFTKHALGTLCGAMLLTGAAWAQKGETVKIAWIDPLSGPFANIGQNSLKTFQFVAEKVSANNPAGVKFEVVSFDNKASPQESLTVLKAAIDQGIRYVTQGNGSGAAGAIIDAINKHNERNPGKEVVFFNNAAVDPDLTNSKCSFWHFRFDADTSMKMEALTTYMKDEKNVKKVYIIGQNYAHGHQVAKFFKEALARKRPDVQIVGEDLHPIGSVRDFAPYIAKIKASGADSVVTGNWGTDMSLLIKAAKDAGLDANFYTYYAGANGSPSAIGPMMDGKIKFVYIGHQNIPELAKWTQEFSAKFKDDLSLLSTLHVLPTLAAGIAKAKSTDPVKVAMAMEGLTVKSFSGDVTVRAADHQLQQPLYIATWKKISDPKKQWNAEGTGYTWVQDKVFEPYVSSTPTSCQMKRPGA; this is translated from the coding sequence ATGAACTTCACGAAACATGCCCTGGGCACCCTCTGCGGTGCGATGCTGCTCACCGGCGCCGCCTGGGCGCAGAAGGGCGAGACGGTCAAGATCGCCTGGATCGACCCGCTGTCGGGCCCGTTCGCCAACATCGGCCAGAACAGCCTGAAGACCTTCCAGTTCGTCGCCGAGAAGGTCAGTGCCAACAACCCGGCGGGCGTGAAGTTCGAGGTCGTCTCGTTCGACAACAAGGCCTCGCCGCAAGAAAGCCTGACGGTGCTCAAGGCCGCGATCGACCAGGGCATCCGCTACGTCACCCAGGGCAACGGCTCGGGCGCGGCCGGCGCGATCATCGATGCGATCAACAAGCACAACGAGCGCAACCCCGGCAAGGAAGTGGTGTTCTTCAACAACGCCGCTGTCGACCCTGACCTGACCAACAGCAAGTGCAGCTTCTGGCACTTCCGCTTCGACGCCGACACGTCCATGAAGATGGAGGCGCTGACGACGTACATGAAGGACGAGAAGAACGTCAAGAAGGTCTACATCATCGGCCAGAACTATGCGCACGGCCATCAGGTCGCCAAGTTCTTCAAGGAGGCTCTGGCCCGCAAGCGGCCCGACGTGCAGATCGTTGGCGAAGACCTGCACCCGATCGGCTCGGTGCGCGACTTCGCGCCCTACATCGCCAAGATCAAGGCCTCGGGCGCCGACAGCGTGGTGACCGGCAACTGGGGCACCGACATGTCGCTGCTCATCAAGGCCGCCAAGGACGCCGGCCTCGACGCGAACTTCTACACCTACTACGCCGGCGCCAACGGCTCGCCCTCGGCGATCGGCCCGATGATGGACGGCAAGATCAAGTTCGTCTACATCGGCCACCAGAACATCCCCGAACTGGCCAAGTGGACCCAGGAATTCAGCGCCAAGTTCAAGGACGACCTGTCGCTGCTGTCCACGCTGCATGTGCTGCCCACGCTGGCCGCCGGCATCGCCAAGGCCAAGTCCACCGACCCTGTGAAGGTGGCCATGGCGATGGAAGGCCTGACGGTGAAGAGCTTCTCGGGCGACGTGACCGTGCGCGCGGCCGACCACCAGCTGCAGCAGCCGCTGTACATCGCCACCTGGAAGAAGATCAGCGATCCGAAGAAGCAGTGGAACGCCGAAGGCACCGGCTACACCTGGGTGCAGGACAAGGTGTTCGAGCCCTACGTCTCGAGCACGCCGACCTCGTGCCAGATGAAGCGGCCGGGCGCCTGA
- the msrB gene encoding peptide-methionine (R)-S-oxide reductase MsrB, translated as MSDYKVKKTDAQWRAELDPMQYQVARQASTERPFTGKYWDHWQAGHYNCVGCGTPLFESDTKFDAGCGWPSYWQPVNAEVIERVVDKSHGMVRVEVRCNNCGSHLGHVFEDGPAPTGERFCINSAAIDFAAK; from the coding sequence ATGAGCGACTACAAGGTCAAGAAAACCGATGCCCAGTGGCGAGCCGAGCTCGACCCGATGCAGTACCAGGTGGCGCGCCAGGCGTCCACCGAGCGGCCCTTCACCGGCAAGTACTGGGATCACTGGCAAGCCGGGCACTACAACTGCGTGGGCTGCGGCACACCGCTGTTCGAGTCGGACACCAAGTTCGACGCCGGCTGCGGCTGGCCGAGCTACTGGCAACCCGTCAACGCCGAGGTGATCGAGCGCGTGGTCGACAAGAGCCACGGCATGGTGCGCGTCGAGGTGCGCTGCAACAACTGCGGCTCCCACCTCGGCCATGTGTTCGAGGACGGGCCGGCGCCGACGGGGGAGCGCTTCTGCATCAACTCCGCCGCGATAGACTTCGCGGCCAAATGA
- a CDS encoding 3-(methylthio)propionyl-CoA ligase translates to MARLMGQMMQMPLMISSLLVHAARHAGDIEIVSKRVEGDIHRYTYKDAELRARKLAQAFARLGCEAGDRVATLAWNGYRHFEIYYGASGSELVCHTINPRLFPEQIAWIANDAADKVLCFDLNFLPLVEKLAPQLTTVKHFVAMVGRSHMPAQSAIPGLLCYEDLVDAEDGVYRWPEFDENTASSICYTSGTTGNPKGAVYSHRSTMLHTYGLALPDGMGVGGRDVILPVVPMFHVNAWGTPYAAPMIGAKLVFPGPHLDGKSLYELLESEKVTFSAGVPTVWLGLINFAQAGKLKFSTLKRTVIGGSACPPAMMRTLEDEFGIEVIHAWGMTEMSPLGTLSRLKAKHVALDVESQRRILEKQGKVIYGVDMAIVDDDGAALPWDGKTSGNLVVRGPWVIQSYFQRAESPLIKLEGRDWFPTGDVAAIDEDAFMQITDRSKDVIKSGGEWISSIDLENIAMGHPAVLEAAAIACRHPKWDERPLLVVVKKAGAELTREQMLQYFDGKIAKWQIPDDVAFVPEIPHTATGKIQKLKLRELFKDHKLPSA, encoded by the coding sequence ATGGCACGCCTGATGGGCCAGATGATGCAGATGCCGCTGATGATTTCCTCGCTGCTCGTGCATGCCGCACGGCATGCCGGCGACATCGAGATCGTGTCAAAGCGCGTCGAAGGCGACATCCACCGCTACACCTACAAGGACGCCGAACTGCGCGCCCGCAAACTGGCCCAAGCCTTCGCGCGGCTGGGCTGCGAGGCCGGCGACCGCGTCGCCACGCTGGCCTGGAACGGCTACCGGCACTTCGAGATCTACTACGGCGCCTCGGGCTCGGAGCTGGTGTGCCACACCATCAACCCGCGGCTGTTCCCCGAGCAGATCGCCTGGATCGCCAACGACGCAGCCGACAAGGTGCTGTGCTTCGACCTGAACTTCCTGCCGCTGGTCGAGAAGCTCGCGCCTCAACTGACGACGGTCAAGCACTTCGTCGCCATGGTCGGGCGCAGCCACATGCCGGCGCAAAGCGCGATCCCCGGCCTGCTGTGCTACGAGGACCTGGTCGACGCCGAGGACGGCGTCTACCGCTGGCCCGAGTTCGACGAGAACACCGCCTCCAGCATCTGCTACACCTCGGGCACCACCGGCAACCCGAAGGGCGCGGTGTACAGCCACCGCTCCACGATGCTGCACACCTACGGCCTGGCGCTGCCCGACGGCATGGGCGTGGGCGGCCGCGACGTCATCCTGCCCGTGGTGCCGATGTTCCACGTCAACGCCTGGGGCACGCCCTACGCCGCGCCGATGATCGGCGCCAAGCTGGTGTTCCCGGGGCCGCACCTGGACGGCAAGTCGCTCTACGAACTGCTCGAGTCCGAGAAGGTGACCTTCAGCGCCGGCGTGCCGACGGTGTGGCTGGGCCTGATCAATTTCGCGCAGGCCGGAAAGCTCAAGTTCAGCACGCTCAAGCGCACGGTGATCGGCGGCTCGGCCTGCCCGCCGGCCATGATGCGCACGCTGGAAGACGAATTCGGCATCGAGGTGATCCATGCCTGGGGCATGACGGAGATGTCGCCGCTGGGCACCCTGTCGCGCCTGAAGGCCAAGCACGTGGCGCTGGACGTCGAATCGCAGCGGCGCATCCTCGAGAAGCAGGGCAAGGTGATCTACGGCGTCGACATGGCGATCGTCGATGACGACGGCGCCGCGCTGCCCTGGGACGGCAAGACCTCGGGCAACCTGGTGGTGCGCGGGCCCTGGGTGATCCAGAGCTACTTCCAGCGCGCCGAGTCGCCGCTGATCAAGCTCGAGGGCCGCGACTGGTTCCCGACCGGCGACGTGGCGGCGATCGACGAAGACGCCTTCATGCAGATCACCGACCGCAGCAAGGACGTCATCAAGTCCGGCGGCGAGTGGATCAGCTCGATCGACCTGGAGAACATCGCCATGGGCCACCCCGCGGTGCTGGAGGCTGCGGCGATCGCCTGCCGCCACCCGAAGTGGGACGAGCGCCCGCTGCTGGTGGTGGTGAAGAAGGCCGGCGCGGAGCTCACGCGCGAGCAGATGCTGCAGTACTTCGACGGCAAGATCGCCAAGTGGCAGATCCCCGACGACGTCGCCTTCGTGCCCGAGATCCCGCACACGGCCACCGGCAAGATTCAGAAGCTCAAGCTGCGCGAGCTGTTCAAGGACCACAAGTTGCCCAGTGCCTGA